The genomic interval CATGACCCTGCTCTGCGGCGAGGCGCCAGCATCTGAAAGCTTCCCGGTTATCCAGTGCCATGCCTTCGCCCATGGTATACAAACAGCCCAGATGGTATTGCGCTTCCACATGACCCTGCTCTGCGGCGAGGCGGAACCATTTGGCAGCCTCTGTTTTGTTTTGTGACACGCCCTGGCCGGTGGAGTACAATCTTCCCAGGTTGAATTGCGCAACGGGGAGGCTCTGCTCTGCTGCGAGCTTGAACCAGTTGGCAGCTTGCTTGTGGTCC from Candidatus Cloacimonadota bacterium carries:
- a CDS encoding sel1 repeat family protein, which translates into the protein DHKQAANWFKLAAEQSLPVAQFNLGRLYSTGQGVSQNKTEAAKWFRLAAEQGHVEAQYHLGCLYTMGEGMALDNREAFRCWRLAAEQGHADAQNNLGVMCEHGLGVEQDKEEAYFWYLLAAAGGSEQGVENRDTLGRELKKAQRKRAEERALGWRGSE